Within Kutzneria chonburiensis, the genomic segment GGCAACGGCAACACGGGCAACCGGCCGCGCGCGGCCAGGTCGAACAGGAGGTTGGGGACCAAGCCACCGATGAAGTACCGCCGGATCTCGCTGGCGGCGTCGTGCTGGAGCACCAGCCCAGGCCGGAAACGAGTGACCGTCAAGCCTGGATCGCCGACCTCGGTCAGATCGAGAATCCGTTCCACGGCAGCCTTGTGGGTGCTGTAGCTGGAGGACGGCACGCCATCGACCGGCCACGACTCGTCCACCGGGCGATCGGTCGGGCCGGGCGAATACGTGCCGACCGAGGACATGTACACCAGATGCGGCACGCCGGCGGCGACGGCGGCGTCGAACACGCGCTGGCTACCGTCCACATTGGTCCGGGCCAGCCGGGCGACGTCATGGCTGGGCTGGAGCAGCCACGCCAGGTGGACCACGGCATCCGCGCCCTCGAAAGCGGCCCGGAGCAGCACATCCGCGTCCGGACGGGAGATGTCGATCTCGTGCCACGGCAGGTCGACGGCCGGCGCGCGGCGGGACACGCCCACGGCGTCGATGTCGGCGGTCCGTGAGATCGCGTGCAGCAGGGCGGTGCCGAGGTTGCCGGACCCGCCGACCACTACCACTCGCATCGTGCTCACTCCTCGAGGTTGGTCACGCCCCGTCGACTACCCGCGCCACCTGCGCCGAAACGGAGGGGGACCGCCTGGCCGGCGACATGGTCCGGACCAGTACTGTCAGCGGCGAGCAGCGACACCGACCGGGGGATGCCGTGCCTACCTTCACCGAACGACTGGCCGACCTCGCCGGCGGCGCGTTCCTGCAGGCCGCAGATGTGACGGCGGTCGAGCCGTGCGCGCCCGGCTTCGTCCGCGTCGAGCTGCGGGCCGACGCCTTCCGCCGCACCGAGTGGGTGCCGGGCATGAAGGTGCAGCTCCGCACACAGCGCGGCACCATGAAGATGCGTGCCTACACCCCGGTGAGCTGGGTTGATGACACGACCGAGCTGATCGCCTACACGCACGGCGACGGCCCGGCGGCCGACTGGTTCCGAGGCGTGCGGGTCGGGGACACGTGTGAGGTCTTCGGGCCGCGCAAGTCGATCGACCTGCGGGGGCTGGACCGCGTGGTGTTCGTCGGCGACGAGTCGAGCATCGCCCTGGCCTGCGCGCTGACCGTCGTGACGCCGCAGGTCAAGCACGTCTTCGAGGCATCGGACCCGGCGGCCGTCTCAGCACTGCTGGCGGCGCGTGGGCTCGCCGAAAAGTCGGTCGTCGTGCCCAGGACGAACGTGCTGGACCACGTGCGCGAGGCGCTGCCGGACGAGCCGTTCGACCTGGTCGTCACGGGCGACGCCGCCACGGTGCACGCGGTTCGTCGGGACTCGCGGAACTGGCCGCGCCGGCCGGGCGAGATCAAGGGCAAGGCGTACTGGGCCGAGGGCCGTACGGGCCTGGACTGAGGGTTTTGTCGCGGTCGCCGGCGGGAATCCGAGCGGCATGACCACGACCAACCGGGACGCGTGATGGCCCGGCCGATCTGGAGCGGTTCCATCAGCTTCGGGCTGGTGACGATCCCGGTCGCGCTGTACAGCGCGACCGAGGACCACACCGTGCACTTCAACCAGTTCGAGCGCGGCACCTCGGACCGGATCCGCTACCAGCGCGTCAACGAGCGGACCGGCAAGGAGGTGCCGTACGACGACATCGTGCGCGGGCACGAGGTCGGCGACGGCGAGTACGTGCTGGTCGAACCGGACGAGCTGGCCGCGATCGCGCCGGGGCGGTCCAAGTCGATCGAGATCACCGGCTTCGTCGACCTGGACGAGATCGACCCGATCCACTTCCAGAAGACCTACTGGCTGGCGCCGGCCAAGGAGGAGTACGGCCGGCCGTACGCGCTGCTGACGGCCGCGCTGGCCAAGGCCAACCGGGTGGGCATCGCCTCGTTCGTCATGCGGGGCAAGCAGTATCTCACCGACATCCGCGCCGACGACGGCGTGCTGGCGCTCGACACGCTCTACTACGCCGACGAGATCCGCGATCCGCGCGACATGCTGGACACCATCCCGGCCGGCAGCCGTCCGCACGCCAACGAGCTCAAGATGGCCGCGCAGCTGATCGAGTCCATGACCATGCCGTGGCAGCCCCGCGACTTCCGCGACACCTACACCCGCAAGGTGCGCAAGCTGATCGAGGACAAGCGCAAGGGCAAGGAGATCGTCGTCGAGGCCGAGCCGCCGGAGCCGACCGGCGCCACCGACCTGCTGACGGCGCTGCGCCGCAGCGTCGAGGGCACGCGCAAGCGGACCAAGTCCGAGCTGGACGACGCGGCCCGCGAGCTCGGCATCAAGGGCCGGTCGAAGATGAAC encodes:
- a CDS encoding Ku protein produces the protein MARPIWSGSISFGLVTIPVALYSATEDHTVHFNQFERGTSDRIRYQRVNERTGKEVPYDDIVRGHEVGDGEYVLVEPDELAAIAPGRSKSIEITGFVDLDEIDPIHFQKTYWLAPAKEEYGRPYALLTAALAKANRVGIASFVMRGKQYLTDIRADDGVLALDTLYYADEIRDPRDMLDTIPAGSRPHANELKMAAQLIESMTMPWQPRDFRDTYTRKVRKLIEDKRKGKEIVVEAEPPEPTGATDLLTALRRSVEGTRKRTKSELDDAARELGIKGRSKMNRDELASAVKRAEAS
- a CDS encoding NAD-dependent epimerase/dehydratase family protein, which translates into the protein MRVVVVGGSGNLGTALLHAISRTADIDAVGVSRRAPAVDLPWHEIDISRPDADVLLRAAFEGADAVVHLAWLLQPSHDVARLARTNVDGSQRVFDAAVAAGVPHLVYMSSVGTYSPGPTDRPVDESWPVDGVPSSSYSTHKAAVERILDLTEVGDPGLTVTRFRPGLVLQHDAASEIRRYFIGGLVPNLLFDLAARGRLPVLPLPSSLTLQFVHASDVADAVVLALRSRLPGAINLAADPPMTPRRLASLLGAVHLPAPTGTLRMLAALSWRLRLQPTEPGWLDLADSIPVLDTTRATAELGWRPRHSAQEAVLALLRGLAENADAATPPLAHSTP
- a CDS encoding siderophore-interacting protein — encoded protein: MPTFTERLADLAGGAFLQAADVTAVEPCAPGFVRVELRADAFRRTEWVPGMKVQLRTQRGTMKMRAYTPVSWVDDTTELIAYTHGDGPAADWFRGVRVGDTCEVFGPRKSIDLRGLDRVVFVGDESSIALACALTVVTPQVKHVFEASDPAAVSALLAARGLAEKSVVVPRTNVLDHVREALPDEPFDLVVTGDAATVHAVRRDSRNWPRRPGEIKGKAYWAEGRTGLD